From a single Brassica oleracea var. oleracea cultivar TO1000 chromosome C5, BOL, whole genome shotgun sequence genomic region:
- the LOC106292557 gene encoding uncharacterized protein LOC106292557 encodes MNLRSCQDGSEFCSVSSFYQFAVTMASRLLSTTLITPPANLNKSSSGLTARVRLRKGRLSIRAVSGSSQGGSVDGTVYKGVYGPWTVEQSDVKEVILYRSGLVTAAASFVAASSAAFLPENSWLSEIIKQNQDLFYLVGAGGLGLSLFLIHIYVTEIKKTLQALWALGVVGSLAAYASLARPASDSLVQYVVDNPTAVWFVGPLFASLTGLVFKEGLCYGKLEAGLLTFIIPSVLLGHLSGLMNDEAKLVLLGTWMALFVVFAGRKFTQPIKDDIGDKSVFMFMALPEDEKKAVVAKLEQDNFG; translated from the exons ATGAATCTGCGCTCTTGCCAAGACGGAAGTGAGTTCTGTTCTGTCTCTTCCTTTTATCAATTCGCTGTGACTATGGCCTCGCGTTTATTATCGACGACACTCATCACACCGCCGGCAAATCTCAACAAATCGTCGTCGGGTCTAACGGCGAGAGTTAGGTTGAGAAAGGGAAGGCTTAGTATCAGGGCAGTAAGCGGCAGCTCTCAAGGAGGTTCCGTAGATGGAACCGTGTACAAAGGCGTTTATGGTCCCTGGACCGTTGAGCAGTCTGATGTCAAAGAG GTTATTTTGTACAGATCAGGACTGGTAACTGCTGCTGCTTCCTTTGTAGCCGCTTCTTCTGCCGCCTTTTTACCGGAGAACTCATGGTTGAGTGAAATAATCAAGCAAAACCAGGACTTGTTCTACCTTGTTGGTGCTGGTGGTTTGGGGCTATCTCTGTTTCTGATTCATATATATGTAACGGAGATCAAGAAGACGCTTCAGGCTTTATGGGCACTTGGTGTTGTTGGTTCTTTAGCCGCGTACGCTTCCCTTGCTAGACCAGCTAGTGATAGCTTGGTTCAGTATGTCGTTGATAATCCAACTGCTGTTTGGTTTGTTGGTCCTCTTTTCGCTTCCCTCACTGGGCTCGTTTTCAAAGAAG GGCTCTGTTACGGTAAGCTAGAAGCTGGCCTTCTCACGTTCATCATACCCTCAGTACTTCTCGGTCATTTG AGTGGCCTGATGAATGATGAGGCGAAACTGGTGTTGCTAGGAACATGGATGGCACTCTTTGTAGTATTTGCTGGGAGAAAGTTCACTCAGCCTATAAAG GATGATATCGGGGATAAATCTGTTTTCATGTTCATGGCTCT
- the LOC106293066 gene encoding UPF0426 protein At1g28150, chloroplastic: protein MGFVLISSCPPSSLVLASQLHQFSARIKSTEISVRPQLAPVRRSRTFTAKPCCFNLPQEPILSEALKEPIAFMGGMFAGLLRLDLNEEPLKEWVTRTVEASGITEEEVADADGMASNEEESPQQIEIE, encoded by the exons ATGGGTTTTGTCTTAATTTCTTCTTGTCCCCCGTCCTCGCTCGTGCTCGCTTCTCAGCTTCATCAG TTCTCTGCTCGAATCAAAAGCACTGAAATTTCGGTTCGTCCTCAATTGGCTCCGGTTCGTAGAAGTAGAACCTTTACTGCAAAACCATGCTGTTTCAATCTCCCTCAAGAACCAATTCTCTCGGAGGCTCTCAAG GAGCCAATTGCATTTATGGGTGGGATGTTTGCTGGACTACTAAGACTTGATCTGAACGAAGAACCGCTTAAAGAATGGGTGACGCGAACAGTTGAAGCCTCAGGTATCACAGAAGAGGAAGTAGCTGATGCAGATGGAATGGCCTCCAACGAAGAAGAATCTCCTCAACAGATAGAGATTGAATGA